The Bos mutus isolate GX-2022 chromosome 12, NWIPB_WYAK_1.1, whole genome shotgun sequence genomic interval CCGCTGTTTGGAGAAGCGGTGAGGGCTGAACATACTCGGAGGCTGGGTTCGGAGCCACTGATGTACCATGGCTTGGGGCCATCGGAGGGCCCACAGCTGGCGCCGGCTGGCTATATTGTACCTGTTGGGGTGGCGCCCCTGGCAGGGGAGCTTGCACTGGGGGAACCGCCTGGGAATACGGCAGTTGGGGTTGAGCCAGGCTGGCGACGGAAGGCTGCTGACCTAAAGCCGAAGTGACGCCCACCACGCCAACAGGTGACGGCTGAATACCGGCTTGCAGAGGTACTGGTTGAAGACCTGGCTTCGGCTGATAGCCCAGTTCTTGAGACGGTAACTGTACCTGCGAGATCTGCGACTGAGAAATACTCTGAGGCATGCTAACTGCTGAAATGCCCTGTGGAGCGGCGCTACTGAAGTCCATCTGCGGAAGGGCCACCCCTGGAAGGGTCGGGGGCACCGGCGGGGCTGCCAGGGTGCCCATCTCTCCGCTGCCCACACTCTCCGTGTAGTGACTCAGTGTGCTGACGCTGCTGCTCACAGAGCTCCCACTCGTGCTCTCCCTCTCAGAAGTCGCTTCGGTCGGGTTTTGTCTTACACTTTCCACCACCTTATTTACGACCACCCCTTCGGTGGCGGGTACGGCGGCGTTTTCTTTTTCATAGAACTCAGTGCAAGTCCATCGACCTTTTTTGAAAGGCTCAGAAGTAGAATCCAACTTCACGACTCTGAACCTGGACGTGTTAACGGTTGGCTGTTGCTGCTGACTCGAAACGGACCCCACTGTCATGCCCGCTGCTGCATTGGCAGCGCTGTTAAAGGCCGCGGAGGAAGCAATCGTACCATTGCCCATGCCACTCAAGATATTCACATTAACCCCGCTGCTCACTGCAGGCCCGACACTCACACTAGCAGCACTGGGGATACTGCTCACACTTATATTAGCGTTACCAAGCATGCTGCTGGTCACAGGAGGATTAAAACTACCCACAGCAGTGACGTTAACGTTATTCATCGTATTGGTGCCCGTAACAGAATTTATACCTAGGCTGCCGGTAGTACTCGGAGCACGGACACTAGTCATGACAGATGCCGGCGAGCCACTCGATGATACAGCAGAAGTTGGTGCAACTGGCATAACACCGTCAGAGCTTCCCGCGGCCGAGAGTTTTCTGGACACTGGGCTTGAGGGCGGCCCTCCAGGGATGGATGTACTGGCCACCCCGGCATGGGATGGATGGTGGTGCCCGTGGTGCAGGTGGTGGCCATGAAtgggatggtggtgatggagggggTGTGGATGAGCATTCCCATTGATCACAACGTTCTGTTGTGGAAGGTGAGGCAAATGAGGCTGAGGAAGGTGGGGCTGGTTGGGAGAGACCGCCCCAGGTGTCTCGGCTTCCTGGAAGTTATTGAGAGTCTCTTCCGAGGAGCTGCGTTCAGGCTCCCCTAAGTCCGTAGCCCTGGAAAGCGACACATCAAGGATCTCGGAAGACGACAGATCTTCCGTGTGAGACTCATCCAAGTCGTCGTAGCTCTCCGTGTCCTCTGCGATGCTGTTGTTCGAGCTGATGCTAGCAGAGATCTGAGCCGGGGTCACGCTCGTTATCTGGAagccacttttctttttcatctgcgTTCCGCCTGGCGCAAGAGGCTGTGCCTGCAGCTGAGCCTGCGAAAGGAGGTTCAGGCTTTGTGGAGGCGGAGGCTGTGGTCCCGACAGAGAAGATGCTGCAGGAGGCGGCGGCTGGAGCAGCGACGGAGGCGGAAAATCCTCGGCAGATGGGGCACTACTACCGACGCCGGTACCTGCTGCACCGAGAGCTGAGGCGCTGCCCCCGCCGCTGCCCCTTCGAGGGAACATTGCCGGGTGCGCCATCTTCCTAGCACTCATGTCTGCAGCGGCCGCGGCCGCCGTGGACTCGGGCGGCTGGTGCATTGTGTTGGGTACCGGGGCGGGGGCGGAGAAGGCGAGTGCAATTTCCTTCTGCACCGTAATCTTTGTATTCAAGACGCCGAGGAGGAAAACGGGACCTGACGCTCCGCCCGGCGCgattcccccacctcctcctcctcctcctcctcctcagccgCAGGCGCCGGCCGTTCCTGCCTTCGAGGGCGAGCTTCGGAAAGGGAGGATGGACGAGGGTGAACGGGGCGGCCGAGGACCCGAAGGGGGGACCCCTTCAGTCCTTCGCCATCCACTTTCCCCTCTGGCCTCACACCCCCTTTATACTCCGCTTCACGTGGGGTGCGgggcgggagggagggggtgggcaggggagcagggaggcgaggggagggaggtgggaaaagCCAAGAAATGCCCACCTTCTCCGGACAACTCCGGAGCCACCTCCGCCCCTCCTCCcgtcggcggcggcggcggccgctgCAAAAAGCCTCCCGGTCGCCCTGCACGAAGGCGGCGCCGAGCGAGTGTCGCCTTCCCCTCGCCGCCCCCCAGCGCCGCCGCGGCTGCCGGCGGCGAGCCCCGAGCTCAGTCAGTGTCGCTCAAACCTCCGCTCCCGGCCCCGCCGGCCCGGCTCGGGCCTCCTCCCCCCACGGCCCCGCGGACCCTTTCAAACCCCCTGGGCTcgcggcggctgctgctgctccgTGAGGAAACGCTGGCCGCGGCTGGGGCCGGCGCGGCGAGGC includes:
- the TSC22D1 gene encoding TSC22 domain family protein 1 isoform X2, translating into MHQPPESTAAAAAADMSARKMAHPAMFPRRGSGGGSASALGAAGTGVGSSAPSAEDFPPPSLLQPPPPAASSLSGPQPPPPQSLNLLSQAQLQAQPLAPGGTQMKKKSGFQITSVTPAQISASISSNNSIAEDTESYDDLDESHTEDLSSSEILDVSLSRATDLGEPERSSSEETLNNFQEAETPGAVSPNQPHLPQPHLPHLPQQNVVINGNAHPHPLHHHHPIHGHHLHHGHHHPSHAGVASTSIPGGPPSSPVSRKLSAAGSSDGVMPVAPTSAVSSSGSPASVMTSVRAPSTTGSLGINSVTGTNTMNNVNVTAVGSFNPPVTSSMLGNANISVSSIPSAASVSVGPAVSSGVNVNILSGMGNGTIASSAAFNSAANAAAGMTVGSVSSQQQQPTVNTSRFRVVKLDSTSEPFKKGRWTCTEFYEKENAAVPATEGVVVNKVVESVRQNPTEATSERESTSGSSVSSSVSTLSHYTESVGSGEMGTLAAPPVPPTLPGVALPQMDFSSAAPQGISAVSMPQSISQSQISQVQLPSQELGYQPKPGLQPVPLQAGIQPSPVGVVGVTSALGQQPSVASLAQPQLPYSQAVPPVQAPLPGAPPQQVQYSQPAPAVGPPMAPSHGTSVAPNPASEYVQPSPLLQTAVSSGQPTSAGVAVGATVIPMAQPQSIQLPVQPAAVQAQPAGAAGQPVGKAHTTVAAVPPGSQIATIGQQTSLPSALQQPSTQVTPSVIQQGAPPSSQIVPPAPAAILHQGVQPSASGLPQQLVIAPQSTLLPVPPQPQGVESVAPGVVSKQLPAVSPLPSASSISVTNQVSSAGPSGLPSAPTNLVPSQNIAQAPVTQNGNLVQSVSQPPLLASNINLPLAQQLPLSSVQFSAQSLAQAIGSQIEDARRPAEPSLVGLPQTISGDSGGVSAVSDGSSSSLAASASLFPLKVLPLTTPLVDGEDESASLLPEVQGVILEPQIQPRPRRAFDVRGPLSPLNLWRQNIQLLERVGKGFLSTGKHPPSAKGTPLAEPSRMISVTHAATAVWKAVVNGAMHYV
- the TSC22D1 gene encoding TSC22 domain family protein 1 isoform X3, whose protein sequence is MHQPPESTAAAAAADMSARKMAHPAMFPRRGSGGGSASALGAAGTGVGSSAPSAEDFPPPSLLQPPPPAASSLSGPQPPPPQSLNLLSQAQLQAQPLAPGGTQMKKKSGFQITSVTPAQISASISSNNSIAEDTESYDDLDESHTEDLSSSEILDVSLSRATDLGEPERSSSEETLNNFQEAETPGAVSPNQPHLPQPHLPHLPQQNVVINGNAHPHPLHHHHPIHGHHLHHGHHHPSHAGVASTSIPGGPPSSPVSRKLSAAGSSDGVMPVAPTSAVSSSGSPASVMTSVRAPSTTGSLGINSVTGTNTMNNVNVTAVGSFNPPVTSSMLGNANISVSSIPSAASVSVGPAVSSGVNVNILSGMGNGTIASSAAFNSAANAAAGMTVGSVSSQQQQPTVNTSRFRVVKLDSTSEPFKKGRWTCTEFYEKENAAVPATEGVVVNKVVESVRQNPTEATSERESTSGSSVSSSVSTLSHYTESVGSGEMGTLAAPPVPPTLPGVALPQMDFSSAAPQGISAVSMPQSISQSQISQVQLPSQELGYQPKPGLQPVPLQAGIQPSPVGVVGVTSALGQQPSVASLAQPQLPYSQAVPPVQAPLPGAPPQQVQYSQPAPAVGPPMAPSHGTSVAPNPASEYVQPSPLLQTAVSSGQPTSAGVAVGATVIPMAQPQSIQLPVQPAAVQAQPAGAAGQPVGKAHTTVAAVPPGSQIATIGQQTSLPSALQQPSTQVTPSVIQQGAPPSSQIVPPAPAAILHQGVQPSASGLPQQLVIAPQSTLLPVPPQPQGVESVAPGVVSKQLPAVSPLPSASSISVTNQVSSAGPSGLPSAPTNLVPSQNIAQAPVTQNGNLVQSVSQPPLLASNINLPLAQQLPLSSVQFSAQSLAQAIGSQIEDARRPAEPSLVGLPQTISGDSGGVSAVSDGSSSSLAASASLFPLKVLPLTTPLVDGEDESASLLPEVQGVILEPQIQPRPRRAFDVRGPLSPLNLWRQNIQLLERVGKGYLDNGRPVYLFSNCPDFFQLVNILLPPKELL
- the TSC22D1 gene encoding TSC22 domain family protein 1 isoform X4, translating into MHQPPESTAAAAAADMSARKMAHPAMFPRRGSGGGSASALGAAGTGVGSSAPSAEDFPPPSLLQPPPPAASSLSGPQPPPPQSLNLLSQAQLQAQPLAPGGTQMKKKSGFQITSVTPAQISASISSNNSIAEDTESYDDLDESHTEDLSSSEILDVSLSRATDLGEPERSSSEETLNNFQEAETPGAVSPNQPHLPQPHLPHLPQQNVVINGNAHPHPLHHHHPIHGHHLHHGHHHPSHAGVASTSIPGGPPSSPVSRKLSAAGSSDGVMPVAPTSAVSSSGSPASVMTSVRAPSTTGSLGINSVTGTNTMNNVNVTAVGSFNPPVTSSMLGNANISVSSIPSAASVSVGPAVSSGVNVNILSGMGNGTIASSAAFNSAANAAAGMTVGSVSSQQQQPTVNTSRFRVVKLDSTSEPFKKGRWTCTEFYEKENAAVPATEGVVVNKVVESVRQNPTEATSERESTSGSSVSSSVSTLSHYTESVGSGEMGTLAAPPVPPTLPGVALPQMDFSSAAPQGISAVSMPQSISQSQISQVQLPSQELGYQPKPGLQPVPLQAGIQPSPVGVVGVTSALGQQPSVASLAQPQLPYSQAVPPVQAPLPGAPPQQVQYSQPAPAVGPPMAPSHGTSVAPNPASEYVQPSPLLQTAVSSGQPTSAGVAVGATVIPMAQPQSIQLPVQPAAVQAQPAGAAGQPVGKAHTTVAAVPPGSQIATIGQQTSLPSALQQPSTQVTPSVIQQGAPPSSQIVPPAPAAILHQGVQPSASGLPQQLVIAPQSTLLPVPPQPQGVESVAPGVVSKQLPAVSPLPSASSISVTNQVSSAGPSGLPSAPTNLVPSQNIAQAPVTQNGNLVQSVSQPPLLASNINLPLAQQLPLSSVQFSAQSLAQAIGSQIEDARRPAEPSLVGLPQTISGDSGGVSAVSDGSSSSLAASASLFPLKVLPLTTPLVDGEDESCWHFSKLAGRARRK
- the TSC22D1 gene encoding TSC22 domain family protein 1 isoform X1; translated protein: MHQPPESTAAAAAADMSARKMAHPAMFPRRGSGGGSASALGAAGTGVGSSAPSAEDFPPPSLLQPPPPAASSLSGPQPPPPQSLNLLSQAQLQAQPLAPGGTQMKKKSGFQITSVTPAQISASISSNNSIAEDTESYDDLDESHTEDLSSSEILDVSLSRATDLGEPERSSSEETLNNFQEAETPGAVSPNQPHLPQPHLPHLPQQNVVINGNAHPHPLHHHHPIHGHHLHHGHHHPSHAGVASTSIPGGPPSSPVSRKLSAAGSSDGVMPVAPTSAVSSSGSPASVMTSVRAPSTTGSLGINSVTGTNTMNNVNVTAVGSFNPPVTSSMLGNANISVSSIPSAASVSVGPAVSSGVNVNILSGMGNGTIASSAAFNSAANAAAGMTVGSVSSQQQQPTVNTSRFRVVKLDSTSEPFKKGRWTCTEFYEKENAAVPATEGVVVNKVVESVRQNPTEATSERESTSGSSVSSSVSTLSHYTESVGSGEMGTLAAPPVPPTLPGVALPQMDFSSAAPQGISAVSMPQSISQSQISQVQLPSQELGYQPKPGLQPVPLQAGIQPSPVGVVGVTSALGQQPSVASLAQPQLPYSQAVPPVQAPLPGAPPQQVQYSQPAPAVGPPMAPSHGTSVAPNPASEYVQPSPLLQTAVSSGQPTSAGVAVGATVIPMAQPQSIQLPVQPAAVQAQPAGAAGQPVGKAHTTVAAVPPGSQIATIGQQTSLPSALQQPSTQVTPSVIQQGAPPSSQIVPPAPAAILHQGVQPSASGLPQQLVIAPQSTLLPVPPQPQGVESVAPGVVSKQLPAVSPLPSASSISVTNQVSSAGPSGLPSAPTNLVPSQNIAQAPVTQNGNLVQSVSQPPLLASNINLPLAQQLPLSSVQFSAQSLAQAIGSQIEDARRPAEPSLVGLPQTISGDSGGVSAVSDGSSSSLAASASLFPLKVLPLTTPLVDGEDESSSGASVVAIDNKIEQAMDLVKSHLMYAVREEVEVLKEQIKELIEKNSQLEQENNLLKTLASPEQLAQFQAQLQTGSPPATTQPQGTTQPPAQPASQGSGPTA
- the TSC22D1 gene encoding TSC22 domain family protein 1 isoform X6, with amino-acid sequence MHQPPESTAAAAAADMSARKMAHPAMFPRRGSGGGSASALGAAGTGVGSSAPSAEDFPPPSLLQPPPPAASSLSGPQPPPPQSLNLLSQAQLQAQPLAPGGTQMKKKSGFQITSVTPAQISASISSNNSIAEDTESYDDLDESHTEDLSSSEILDVSLSRATDLGEPERSSSEETLNNFQEAETPGAVSPNQPHLPQPHLPHLPQQNVVINGNAHPHPLHHHHPIHGHHLHHGHHHPSHAGVASTSIPGGPPSSPVSRKLSAAGSSDGVMPVAPTSAVSSSGSPASVMTSVRAPSTTGSLGINSVTGTNTMNNVNVTAVGSFNPPVTSSMLGNANISVSSIPSAASVSVGPAVSSGVNVNILSGMGNGTIASSAAFNSAANAAAGMTVGSVSSQQQQPTVNTSRFRVVKLDSTSEPFKKGRWTCTEFYEKENAAVPATEGVVVNKVVESVRQNPTEATSERESTSGSSVSSSVSTLSHYTESVGSGEMGTLAAPPVPPTLPGVALPQMDFSSAAPQGISAVSMPQSISQSQISQVQLPSQELGYQPKPGLQPVPLQAGIQPSPVGVVGVTSALGQQPSVASLAQPQLPYSQAVPPVQAPLPGAPPQQVQYSQPAPAVGPPMAPSHGTSVAPNPASEYVQPSPLLQTAVSSGQPTSAGVAVGATVIPMAQPQSIQLPVQPAAVQAQPAGAAGQPVGKAHTTVAAVPPGSQIATIGQQTSLPSALQQPSTQVTPSVIQQGAPPSSQIVPPAPAAILHQGVQPSASGLPQQLVIAPQSTLLPVPPQPQGVESVAPGVVSKQLPAVSPLPSASSISVTNQVLPLTTPLVDGEDESASLLPEVQGVILEPQIQPRPRRAFDVRGPLSPLNLWRQNIQLLERVGKGFLSTGKHPPSAKGTPLAEPSRMISVTHAATAVWKAVVNGAMHYV
- the TSC22D1 gene encoding TSC22 domain family protein 1 isoform X5; the encoded protein is MHQPPESTAAAAAADMSARKMAHPAMFPRRGSGGGSASALGAAGTGVGSSAPSAEDFPPPSLLQPPPPAASSLSGPQPPPPQSLNLLSQAQLQAQPLAPGGTQMKKKSGFQITSVTPAQISASISSNNSIAEDTESYDDLDESHTEDLSSSEILDVSLSRATDLGEPERSSSEETLNNFQEAETPGAVSPNQPHLPQPHLPHLPQQNVVINGNAHPHPLHHHHPIHGHHLHHGHHHPSHAGVASTSIPGGPPSSPVSRKLSAAGSSDGVMPVAPTSAVSSSGSPASVMTSVRAPSTTGSLGINSVTGTNTMNNVNVTAVGSFNPPVTSSMLGNANISVSSIPSAASVSVGPAVSSGVNVNILSGMGNGTIASSAAFNSAANAAAGMTVGSVSSQQQQPTVNTSRFRVVKLDSTSEPFKKGRWTCTEFYEKENAAVPATEGVVVNKVVESVRQNPTEATSERESTSGSSVSSSVSTLSHYTESVGSGEMGTLAAPPVPPTLPGVALPQMDFSSAAPQGISAVSMPQSISQSQISQVQLPSQELGYQPKPGLQPVPLQAGIQPSPVGVVGVTSALGQQPSVASLAQPQLPYSQAVPPVQAPLPGAPPQQVQYSQPAPAVGPPMAPSHGTSVAPNPASEYVQPSPLLQTAVSSGQPTSAGVAVGATVIPMAQPQSIQLPVQPAAVQAQPAGAAGQPVGKAHTTVAAVPPGSQIATIGQQTSLPSALQQPSTQVTPSVIQQGAPPSSQIVPPAPAAILHQGVQPSASGLPQQLVIAPQSTLLPVPPQPQGVESVAPGVVSKQLPAVSPLPSASSISVTNQVLPLTTPLVDGEDESSSGASVVAIDNKIEQAMDLVKSHLMYAVREEVEVLKEQIKELIEKNSQLEQENNLLKTLASPEQLAQFQAQLQTGSPPATTQPQGTTQPPAQPASQGSGPTA
- the TSC22D1 gene encoding TSC22 domain family protein 1 isoform X7; translated protein: MHQPPESTAAAAAADMSARKMAHPAMFPRRGSGGGSASALGAAGTGVGSSAPSAEDFPPPSLLQPPPPAASSLSGPQPPPPQSLNLLSQAQLQAQPLAPGGTQMKKKSGFQITSVTPAQISASISSNNSIAEDTESYDDLDESHTEDLSSSEILDVSLSRATDLGEPERSSSEETLNNFQEAETPGAVSPNQPHLPQPHLPHLPQQNVVINGNAHPHPLHHHHPIHGHHLHHGHHHPSHAGVASTSIPGGPPSSPVSRKLSAAGSSDGVMPVAPTSAVSSSGSPASVMTSVRAPSTTGSLGINSVTGTNTMNNVNVTAVGSFNPPVTSSMLGNANISVSSIPSAASVSVGPAVSSGVNVNILSGMGNGTIASSAAFNSAANAAAGMTVGSVSSQQQQPTVNTSRFRVVKLDSTSEPFKKGRWTCTEFYEKENAAVPATEGVVVNKVVESVRQNPTEATSERESTSGSSVSSSVSTLSHYTESVGSGEMGTLAAPPVPPTLPGVALPQMDFSSAAPQGISAVSMPQSISQSQISQVQLPSQELGYQPKPGLQPVPLQAGIQPSPVGVVGVTSALGQQPSVASLAQPQLPYSQAVPPVQAPLPGAPPQQVQYSQPAPAVGPPMAPSHGTSVAPNPASEYVQPSPLLQTAVSSGQPTSAGVAVGATVIPMAQPQSIQLPVQPAAVQAQPAGAAGQPVGKAHTTVAAVPPGSQIATIGQQTSLPSALQQPSTQVTPSVIQQGAPPSSQIVPPAPAAILHQGVQPSASGLPQQLVIAPQSTLLPVPPQPQGVESVAPGVVSKQLPAVSPLPSASSISVTNQVLPLTTPLVDGEDESSLFQCFSPTRGARSDPRTTDTAKTTESF
- the TSC22D1 gene encoding TSC22 domain family protein 1 isoform X8, which codes for MHQPPESTAAAAAADMSARKMAHPAMFPRRGSGGGSASALGAAGTGVGSSAPSAEDFPPPSLLQPPPPAASSLSGPQPPPPQSLNLLSQAQLQAQPLAPGGTQMKKKSGFQITSVTPAQISASISSNNSIAEDTESYDDLDESHTEDLSSSEILDVSLSRATDLGEPERSSSEETLNNFQEAETPGAVSPNQPHLPQPHLPHLPQQNVVINGNAHPHPLHHHHPIHGHHLHHGHHHPSHAGVASTSIPGGPPSSPVSRKLSAAGSSDGVMPVAPTSAVSSSGSPASVMTSVRAPSTTGSLGINSVTGTNTMNNVNVTAVGSFNPPVTSSMLGNANISVSSIPSAASVSVGPAVSSGVNVNILSGMGNGTIASSAAFNSAANAAAGMTVGSVSSQQQQPTVNTSRFRVVKLDSTSEPFKKGRWTCTEFYEKENAAVPATEGVVVNKVVESVRQNPTEATSERESTSGSSVSSSVSTLSHYTESVGSGEMGTLAAPPVPPTLPGVALPQMDFSSAAPQGISAVSMPQSISQSQISQVQLPSQELGYQPKPGLQPVPLQAGIQPSPVGVVGVTSALGQQPSVASLAQPQLPYSQAVPPVQAPLPGAPPQQVQYSQPAPAVGPPMAPSHGTSVAPNPASEYVQPSPLLQTAVSSGQPTSAGVAVGATVIPMAQPQSIQLPVQPAAVQAQPAGAAGQPVGKAHTTVAAVPPGSQIATIGQQTSLPSALQQPSTQVTPSVIQQGAPPSSQIVPPAPAAILHQGVQPSASGLPQQLVIAPQSTLLPVPPQPQGVESVAPGVVSKQLPAVSPLPSASSISVTNQVLPLTTPLVDGEDESCWHFSKLAGRARRK